From a single Collimonas pratensis genomic region:
- a CDS encoding pyridoxal phosphate-dependent aminotransferase, translating into MRNTTLASRLDNIAPFHVMELAKMAAALEQQGRHIIHMGIGEPDFTAAPLVIEAAAKAMADGKMQYTSATGLPALREAISGHYRQVYGLDIAPARIVVTAGASAALLLACAALVEKGSEVLMPDPSYPCNRHFVAAFDGRAKMIPSGPAERFQLSDQMVREHWGEDTRGVLLASPSNPTGTSILHGELGKIIATVRAKGGFSIVDEIYQGLSYDEAPFSALSLGDDIIVINSFSKYFNMTGWRLGWLVLPQQLVAPIEKLAQNLFICPSSIAQHAALACFDKDSLALYETRKAEFKRRRDYLVPALVELGFKVPVIPDGAFYVYADCSALLKDGEDADALVKDILNQVGVSMVSGLDFGAHTARSYIRLSYATSMENLQEAVRRLGQYISQKPIPN; encoded by the coding sequence ATGCGAAACACTACACTAGCCTCACGTCTCGATAACATCGCACCGTTCCATGTGATGGAACTGGCAAAAATGGCGGCAGCGCTGGAACAGCAGGGCCGCCATATCATCCACATGGGCATCGGCGAACCAGATTTCACGGCAGCGCCGCTGGTGATCGAGGCGGCCGCCAAAGCCATGGCCGACGGCAAGATGCAATACACCTCGGCCACCGGCCTGCCAGCGCTGCGCGAGGCGATCTCCGGCCACTACCGACAGGTCTACGGGTTGGATATCGCGCCCGCTCGCATCGTCGTCACGGCTGGCGCTTCCGCCGCTCTGCTGCTGGCTTGCGCGGCCCTGGTGGAAAAGGGCAGCGAAGTGCTGATGCCTGATCCTTCCTATCCTTGCAACCGCCATTTCGTTGCCGCCTTCGACGGCCGCGCAAAGATGATACCCAGCGGCCCGGCCGAACGCTTCCAGCTATCCGACCAGATGGTGCGCGAGCACTGGGGCGAGGATACGCGTGGCGTGCTGCTGGCCTCGCCGTCGAATCCGACCGGCACCTCGATCCTGCATGGTGAACTGGGCAAGATCATCGCCACCGTGCGCGCCAAGGGCGGCTTTTCCATCGTCGATGAAATCTACCAGGGCCTGAGTTACGACGAGGCGCCGTTTTCCGCGCTGTCGTTGGGCGACGACATCATCGTCATCAACAGTTTCTCCAAGTATTTCAACATGACCGGCTGGCGTCTTGGCTGGCTGGTGTTGCCGCAGCAGTTGGTGGCGCCGATTGAAAAGCTGGCGCAGAACCTGTTCATCTGTCCGTCCTCGATTGCGCAGCACGCGGCACTGGCCTGTTTCGACAAGGATTCGCTGGCCCTGTATGAAACGCGCAAGGCGGAATTCAAGCGCCGCCGCGACTATCTGGTGCCGGCCCTGGTTGAACTGGGCTTCAAGGTACCGGTGATACCGGACGGCGCCTTTTACGTGTACGCCGACTGCAGCGCGCTGCTCAAGGACGGCGAGGATGCCGACGCACTGGTCAAGGATATCCTCAACCAGGTTGGCGTCAGCATGGTGTCGGGCCTGGATTTTGGGGCGCATACCGCGCGCAGCTATATCCGCCTGTCGTATGCAACCTCGATGGAAAACCTGCAGGAAGCCGTGCGCCGCCTGGGCCAGTACATCAGTCAGAAGCCAATACCGAATTGA
- the nusB gene encoding transcription antitermination factor NusB: protein MTTTKTLHANPSKSRTPRHRAREFALQGLYQWLLNNEDVTAISEHIRQAHGFDKADAEHFNSLLYGAIKDVVTLRAGLAPLIDRKITELSPVEHAALLIGAFELQNHVEIPYRVVINEAVELTKSFGGIDGHKYVNGVLDKFAAKVRADEISAGKKS, encoded by the coding sequence ATGACCACCACCAAAACTTTGCACGCCAATCCGAGCAAGAGCCGCACGCCGCGTCACCGCGCGCGCGAATTCGCGTTGCAGGGCCTGTACCAATGGCTGTTGAACAATGAAGACGTGACTGCCATCAGCGAGCATATCCGCCAGGCGCACGGCTTCGACAAGGCCGATGCCGAGCACTTCAACTCGCTGCTATACGGTGCCATCAAGGATGTCGTCACCTTGCGCGCTGGCCTGGCGCCGCTGATCGACCGCAAGATCACGGAACTGTCGCCGGTGGAACATGCAGCCTTGCTGATCGGCGCCTTCGAATTGCAGAACCACGTCGAGATTCCTTATCGCGTCGTCATCAACGAAGCTGTCGAACTGACCAAGTCCTTCGGCGGCATCGACGGCCACAAGTATGTGAACGGCGTGCTGGACAAGTTTGCCGCCAAAGTGCGCGCGGACGAGATCAGCGCCGGCAAGAAATCCTGA
- the ribH gene encoding 6,7-dimethyl-8-ribityllumazine synthase → MTVGVYETNLDGADLRIGIVQARFNEDVCHGLLAACLAELKHLGVADEDVLHVTVPGALEIPLALQKMAETMQFDALIAIGAVIRGETYHFELVSNESGAGITRVGLDAGIPIANAVLTTENDEQAEARMEEKGTDAARVAVEMANLAIALEELAEATGEE, encoded by the coding sequence ATGACAGTCGGAGTTTACGAAACCAACCTGGACGGTGCTGATCTGCGCATCGGCATCGTGCAAGCCCGCTTCAACGAAGATGTCTGCCACGGTCTGTTGGCGGCCTGCCTGGCGGAACTGAAGCACCTTGGCGTGGCGGATGAGGATGTCTTGCACGTCACCGTGCCGGGCGCCCTGGAAATCCCGCTGGCGCTGCAGAAGATGGCGGAAACCATGCAGTTCGACGCGCTGATCGCGATCGGCGCCGTGATCCGCGGCGAGACTTACCATTTCGAGCTGGTGTCGAACGAATCCGGCGCCGGCATCACCCGCGTCGGCCTGGATGCCGGGATCCCGATCGCCAACGCCGTGCTGACCACGGAGAACGACGAGCAGGCGGAAGCGCGCATGGAAGAGAAAGGCACCGATGCCGCGCGCGTCGCGGTGGAAATGGCCAATCTTGCGATCGCGCTGGAAGAACTGGCCGAAGCCACCGGCGAAGAGTAA
- the ribBA gene encoding bifunctional 3,4-dihydroxy-2-butanone-4-phosphate synthase/GTP cyclohydrolase II — translation MSIATTEEIIAELRAGRMVILVDEEDRENEGDLVLAADFVTPDAINFMVRHARGLVCLTLTEERCDQLNLSMMTSRNGTAYGTNFTVSIEAAEGVTTGISAADRARTIQVTVAGDAKAGDIVQPGHIFPIKARKGGVLMRAGHTEAGCDLTEMAGLTPAAVICEILKEDGSMARLPDLLEFSKEHGLKVGTIADLIHYRGQHESIVERLAERTTHTAQGTFKTIAYRDTPSGGAHLALLHGTPSPDVETLVRVHQPVSILDLLETEATNHSWNMASALAAIAASPCGVVVLLNCEESAEQIFAKFAALEAACSGVKPPPPRVDLRTYGIGAQILKDLGVGKMKLLASPRKMPSMTGYDLEITGYQNKPNA, via the coding sequence ATGTCAATTGCAACTACAGAGGAAATCATTGCTGAACTCCGTGCCGGCCGCATGGTGATTCTGGTGGATGAAGAAGATCGCGAAAACGAGGGCGACCTGGTGCTGGCCGCCGATTTCGTCACGCCGGATGCGATCAACTTCATGGTGCGCCATGCGCGCGGCCTGGTCTGCCTGACCTTGACCGAAGAGCGTTGCGACCAGCTCAACCTGAGCATGATGACCAGCCGCAACGGCACCGCCTACGGCACCAATTTCACGGTATCGATCGAGGCCGCCGAGGGAGTCACCACCGGCATCTCCGCCGCCGACCGCGCGCGCACCATCCAGGTGACCGTGGCGGGCGACGCCAAGGCTGGCGATATCGTGCAGCCGGGCCATATCTTCCCGATCAAAGCGCGCAAGGGCGGGGTGTTGATGCGCGCCGGCCATACCGAAGCCGGCTGCGACCTGACCGAGATGGCGGGCTTGACGCCGGCCGCGGTGATTTGCGAAATCCTGAAGGAAGACGGCAGCATGGCGCGTCTACCCGACTTGCTGGAATTTTCCAAGGAGCACGGCTTGAAGGTCGGCACCATCGCCGACCTGATCCACTACCGCGGCCAGCATGAAAGTATCGTTGAACGCCTGGCCGAGCGCACCACGCACACGGCGCAAGGCACGTTCAAGACCATCGCCTACCGCGACACGCCTAGCGGCGGCGCCCACCTGGCGCTGCTGCACGGGACGCCGTCGCCGGACGTGGAAACGCTGGTGCGGGTGCATCAGCCGGTCTCCATCCTCGACCTGCTGGAAACCGAAGCCACCAACCATTCCTGGAACATGGCATCGGCGCTGGCGGCGATCGCTGCTTCGCCTTGCGGCGTGGTGGTGCTGCTCAACTGCGAAGAATCGGCCGAGCAGATCTTCGCCAAGTTTGCGGCGCTGGAAGCCGCTTGCAGCGGCGTCAAGCCGCCACCGCCGCGGGTCGACCTGCGCACCTACGGCATTGGCGCCCAGATTCTGAAAGACCTTGGTGTCGGCAAGATGAAACTGCTGGCCAGCCCGCGCAAGATGCCATCGATGACCGGCTATGACCTGGAAATCACTGGCTACCAGAACAAGCCGAATGCCTGA
- the dusA gene encoding tRNA dihydrouridine(20/20a) synthase DusA translates to MAKSGVRRISVAPMMDWTDRHCRVFHRQITRHTWLYTEMVTTGALLHGDVPRHLDFDEVEHPVALQLGGSEPADLARSAKLGEQWGYDEINLNCGCPSERVQKGAFGACLMAESVLVADCVKAMRDAVSIDVTVKHRIGIDKTESYEFVRDFVGTVAEAGCQTFIVHARNAILKGLSPKENREIPPLKYEYAYRLAQDFPALEIIINGAIKTTAEIDFHLQHVDGVMLGREAYHNPYLMADFDARYYGAAEAQPKTRAEVIEAMLPYIRSQLALHGRDGHGLRLNSITRHMLGLMAGVPGAKSFRQALSDSKRLALGDPKLLLDALANMQPLAA, encoded by the coding sequence TTGGCGAAATCAGGGGTGCGCAGAATTTCTGTTGCGCCCATGATGGACTGGACAGACCGCCATTGCCGCGTGTTCCACCGTCAAATCACCCGCCACACCTGGCTGTACACCGAAATGGTGACTACCGGCGCGCTGTTGCACGGCGATGTCCCGCGCCACCTGGATTTCGACGAGGTTGAGCATCCGGTCGCCTTGCAACTGGGCGGCAGCGAACCGGCCGACCTGGCCAGAAGCGCCAAACTGGGCGAACAGTGGGGCTACGACGAAATCAACCTGAATTGCGGCTGTCCTTCCGAGCGCGTGCAGAAGGGTGCATTCGGCGCCTGCCTGATGGCGGAATCGGTGCTGGTGGCGGATTGCGTCAAGGCCATGCGCGATGCGGTCTCGATTGACGTCACCGTCAAGCACCGCATCGGCATCGACAAGACCGAATCCTATGAATTCGTGCGCGATTTTGTCGGCACCGTGGCAGAAGCAGGCTGCCAGACCTTCATCGTGCATGCGCGCAACGCTATCCTGAAGGGGCTCAGCCCGAAGGAAAACCGCGAAATCCCCCCTTTGAAGTATGAGTACGCCTATCGGCTGGCGCAGGATTTCCCCGCACTGGAAATCATCATCAACGGCGCCATCAAGACTACCGCCGAAATCGATTTTCACCTGCAGCACGTCGACGGCGTCATGTTGGGGCGCGAGGCTTATCACAATCCCTATCTGATGGCGGATTTCGATGCGCGCTATTACGGCGCCGCCGAGGCGCAGCCGAAGACGCGCGCCGAGGTGATCGAGGCGATGTTGCCGTATATTCGCAGCCAGCTGGCCTTGCACGGACGCGACGGCCACGGCTTGCGTCTGAACAGCATTACGCGCCACATGCTGGGACTGATGGCGGGCGTGCCTGGCGCCAAGTCGTTCCGGCAGGCGCTGTCTGACTCCAAGCGGCTGGCGCTGGGCGATCCGAAGCTGCTGCTGGATGCATTGGCAAACATGCAACCATTGGCGGCCTGA